In a single window of the Salmo trutta chromosome 23, fSalTru1.1, whole genome shotgun sequence genome:
- the st8sia3 gene encoding alpha-N-acetylneuraminate alpha-2,8-sialyltransferase ST8SIA3 isoform X2, giving the protein MVRIASVLGLMMFSVALLILSLISYVSIKKDFLFMTPKYANSGGPRMYMFHAGFRHGPIPSQVRYHQDIMQPIDIRSQLAMKYLDPAFTPLTKALNEGLQENASKWRYNRTAFTVQRKEISHHIDIAHNFTLTRSSVRVGQLMHYDYSSHKYVFSIGENFKSLLPEASPILNKHYNVCAVVGNSGILTGSRCGPEIEKFDFVFRCNFAPTEIFRRDVGRRTNLTTFNPSILEKYYNNLLTIQDRNNFFLSLKKLDGAILWIPAFFFHTSATVTRTLVDFFVEHRGQLKVQLAWPGNIMQYWKTKQLSPKRLSTGILMYTLASSMCEEIHLYGFWPFGWDPNTGKELPYHYYDKKGTKFTTKWQESHQLPAEFKLLYRMHTEGLIKLTLSHCA; this is encoded by the exons ATGGTCCGCATAGCGAGCGTCCTGGGTTTGATGATGTTCAGTGTCGCTCTGCTCATACTCTCATTGATCAGCTACGTGTCAATAAAAAAAGATTTTCTCTTCATGACACCCAAATATGCAAATTCAGGTGGGCCTCGGATGTATATGTTCCATGCGGGATTTCG CCACGGTCCAATCCCTTCACAAGTACGATACCATCAGGACATCATGCAACCAATTGACATCAG GTCTCAGCTGGCTATGAAGTACCTGGACCCGGCCTTCACccctctgaccaaggccctgaaCGAGGGCCTGCAGGAGAACGCCTCCAAATGGCGCTATAACAGAACAGCGTTCACAGTACAGAG AAAAGAGATCTCTCATCACATCGACATCGCCCACAACTTCACCCTGACCCGGAGCAGCGTGCGCGTGGGTCAGCTGATGCACTACGACTACTCCAGCCACAAGTACGTCTTCTCCATCGGTGAGAACTTCAAGTCCCTTCTTCCCGAGGCCTCCCCCATCCTCAACAAGCACTACAATGTGTGTGCCGTGGTGGGGAACAGTGGCATCCTCACAGGGAGTCGCTGCGGCCCCGAGATCGAGAAGTTTGACTTCGTCTTCCGCTGCAACTTCGCTCCCACCGAGATCTTCCGCCGGGACGTGGGGCGGAGGACGAACCTCACGACCTTTAACCCCAGCATCCTGGAGAAGTactacaacaacctgctgaccaTCCAAGACAGGAACAACTTCTTCCTGAGTCTGAAGAAGCTGGACGGGGCCATACTCTGGATCCCTGCCTTCTTCTTCCACACCTCGGCCACGGTGACCAGGACCCTGGTTGACTTCTTTGTGGAGCACAGAGGACAGCTGAAGGTTCAGCTGGCGTGGCCTGGCAACATCATGCA ATACTGGAAGACCAAGCAGCTGTCACCGAAGCGTCTGAGCACGGGTATCCTCATGTACACTCTGGCCTCGTCCATGTGTGAGGAGATCCACCTGTACGGCTTCTGGCCCTTTGGCTGGGACCCCAACACGGGCAAGGAGCTTCCCTACCACTACTACGACAAGAAGGGTACCAAGTTCACCACCAAGTGGCAGGAGTCCCACCAGCTGCCAGCAGAGTTCAAACTGCTCTATAGGATGCACACAGAGGGACTTATCAAACTAACACTCTCACATTGTGCCTAG
- the st8sia3 gene encoding alpha-N-acetylneuraminate alpha-2,8-sialyltransferase ST8SIA3 isoform X1, whose translation MVRIASVLGLMMFSVALLILSLISYVSIKKDFLFMTPKYANSGGPRMYMFHAGFRHGPIPSQVRYHQDIMQPIDIRSQLAMKYLDPAFTPLTKALNEGLQENASKWRYNRTAFTVQRKEISHHIDIAHNFTLTRSSVRVGQLMHYDYSSHKYVFSIGENFKSLLPEASPILNKHYNVCAVVGNSGILTGSRCGPEIEKFDFVFRCNFAPTEIFRRDVGRRTNLTTFNPSILEKYYNNLLTIQDRNNFFLSLKKLDGAILWIPAFFFHTSATVTRTLVDFFVEHRGQLKVQLAWPGNIMQYVNRYWKTKQLSPKRLSTGILMYTLASSMCEEIHLYGFWPFGWDPNTGKELPYHYYDKKGTKFTTKWQESHQLPAEFKLLYRMHTEGLIKLTLSHCA comes from the exons ATGGTCCGCATAGCGAGCGTCCTGGGTTTGATGATGTTCAGTGTCGCTCTGCTCATACTCTCATTGATCAGCTACGTGTCAATAAAAAAAGATTTTCTCTTCATGACACCCAAATATGCAAATTCAGGTGGGCCTCGGATGTATATGTTCCATGCGGGATTTCG CCACGGTCCAATCCCTTCACAAGTACGATACCATCAGGACATCATGCAACCAATTGACATCAG GTCTCAGCTGGCTATGAAGTACCTGGACCCGGCCTTCACccctctgaccaaggccctgaaCGAGGGCCTGCAGGAGAACGCCTCCAAATGGCGCTATAACAGAACAGCGTTCACAGTACAGAG AAAAGAGATCTCTCATCACATCGACATCGCCCACAACTTCACCCTGACCCGGAGCAGCGTGCGCGTGGGTCAGCTGATGCACTACGACTACTCCAGCCACAAGTACGTCTTCTCCATCGGTGAGAACTTCAAGTCCCTTCTTCCCGAGGCCTCCCCCATCCTCAACAAGCACTACAATGTGTGTGCCGTGGTGGGGAACAGTGGCATCCTCACAGGGAGTCGCTGCGGCCCCGAGATCGAGAAGTTTGACTTCGTCTTCCGCTGCAACTTCGCTCCCACCGAGATCTTCCGCCGGGACGTGGGGCGGAGGACGAACCTCACGACCTTTAACCCCAGCATCCTGGAGAAGTactacaacaacctgctgaccaTCCAAGACAGGAACAACTTCTTCCTGAGTCTGAAGAAGCTGGACGGGGCCATACTCTGGATCCCTGCCTTCTTCTTCCACACCTCGGCCACGGTGACCAGGACCCTGGTTGACTTCTTTGTGGAGCACAGAGGACAGCTGAAGGTTCAGCTGGCGTGGCCTGGCAACATCATGCAGTACGTCAACAG ATACTGGAAGACCAAGCAGCTGTCACCGAAGCGTCTGAGCACGGGTATCCTCATGTACACTCTGGCCTCGTCCATGTGTGAGGAGATCCACCTGTACGGCTTCTGGCCCTTTGGCTGGGACCCCAACACGGGCAAGGAGCTTCCCTACCACTACTACGACAAGAAGGGTACCAAGTTCACCACCAAGTGGCAGGAGTCCCACCAGCTGCCAGCAGAGTTCAAACTGCTCTATAGGATGCACACAGAGGGACTTATCAAACTAACACTCTCACATTGTGCCTAG
- the st8sia3 gene encoding alpha-N-acetylneuraminate alpha-2,8-sialyltransferase ST8SIA3 isoform X3 — MVRIASVLGLMMFSVALLILSLISYVSIKKDFLFMTPKYANSGGPRMYMFHAGFRHGPIPSQVRYHQDIMQPIDIRSQLAMKYLDPAFTPLTKALNEGLQENASKWRYNRTAFTVQSVRVGQLMHYDYSSHKYVFSIGENFKSLLPEASPILNKHYNVCAVVGNSGILTGSRCGPEIEKFDFVFRCNFAPTEIFRRDVGRRTNLTTFNPSILEKYYNNLLTIQDRNNFFLSLKKLDGAILWIPAFFFHTSATVTRTLVDFFVEHRGQLKVQLAWPGNIMQYVNRYWKTKQLSPKRLSTGILMYTLASSMCEEIHLYGFWPFGWDPNTGKELPYHYYDKKGTKFTTKWQESHQLPAEFKLLYRMHTEGLIKLTLSHCA, encoded by the exons ATGGTCCGCATAGCGAGCGTCCTGGGTTTGATGATGTTCAGTGTCGCTCTGCTCATACTCTCATTGATCAGCTACGTGTCAATAAAAAAAGATTTTCTCTTCATGACACCCAAATATGCAAATTCAGGTGGGCCTCGGATGTATATGTTCCATGCGGGATTTCG CCACGGTCCAATCCCTTCACAAGTACGATACCATCAGGACATCATGCAACCAATTGACATCAG GTCTCAGCTGGCTATGAAGTACCTGGACCCGGCCTTCACccctctgaccaaggccctgaaCGAGGGCCTGCAGGAGAACGCCTCCAAATGGCGCTATAACAGAACAGCGTTCACAGTACAGAG CGTGCGCGTGGGTCAGCTGATGCACTACGACTACTCCAGCCACAAGTACGTCTTCTCCATCGGTGAGAACTTCAAGTCCCTTCTTCCCGAGGCCTCCCCCATCCTCAACAAGCACTACAATGTGTGTGCCGTGGTGGGGAACAGTGGCATCCTCACAGGGAGTCGCTGCGGCCCCGAGATCGAGAAGTTTGACTTCGTCTTCCGCTGCAACTTCGCTCCCACCGAGATCTTCCGCCGGGACGTGGGGCGGAGGACGAACCTCACGACCTTTAACCCCAGCATCCTGGAGAAGTactacaacaacctgctgaccaTCCAAGACAGGAACAACTTCTTCCTGAGTCTGAAGAAGCTGGACGGGGCCATACTCTGGATCCCTGCCTTCTTCTTCCACACCTCGGCCACGGTGACCAGGACCCTGGTTGACTTCTTTGTGGAGCACAGAGGACAGCTGAAGGTTCAGCTGGCGTGGCCTGGCAACATCATGCAGTACGTCAACAG ATACTGGAAGACCAAGCAGCTGTCACCGAAGCGTCTGAGCACGGGTATCCTCATGTACACTCTGGCCTCGTCCATGTGTGAGGAGATCCACCTGTACGGCTTCTGGCCCTTTGGCTGGGACCCCAACACGGGCAAGGAGCTTCCCTACCACTACTACGACAAGAAGGGTACCAAGTTCACCACCAAGTGGCAGGAGTCCCACCAGCTGCCAGCAGAGTTCAAACTGCTCTATAGGATGCACACAGAGGGACTTATCAAACTAACACTCTCACATTGTGCCTAG
- the st8sia3 gene encoding alpha-N-acetylneuraminate alpha-2,8-sialyltransferase ST8SIA3 isoform X4: MVRIASVLGLMMFSVALLILSLISYVSIKKDFLFMTPKYANSGGPRMYMFHAGFRSQLAMKYLDPAFTPLTKALNEGLQENASKWRYNRTAFTVQRKEISHHIDIAHNFTLTRSSVRVGQLMHYDYSSHKYVFSIGENFKSLLPEASPILNKHYNVCAVVGNSGILTGSRCGPEIEKFDFVFRCNFAPTEIFRRDVGRRTNLTTFNPSILEKYYNNLLTIQDRNNFFLSLKKLDGAILWIPAFFFHTSATVTRTLVDFFVEHRGQLKVQLAWPGNIMQYVNRYWKTKQLSPKRLSTGILMYTLASSMCEEIHLYGFWPFGWDPNTGKELPYHYYDKKGTKFTTKWQESHQLPAEFKLLYRMHTEGLIKLTLSHCA; encoded by the exons ATGGTCCGCATAGCGAGCGTCCTGGGTTTGATGATGTTCAGTGTCGCTCTGCTCATACTCTCATTGATCAGCTACGTGTCAATAAAAAAAGATTTTCTCTTCATGACACCCAAATATGCAAATTCAGGTGGGCCTCGGATGTATATGTTCCATGCGGGATTTCG GTCTCAGCTGGCTATGAAGTACCTGGACCCGGCCTTCACccctctgaccaaggccctgaaCGAGGGCCTGCAGGAGAACGCCTCCAAATGGCGCTATAACAGAACAGCGTTCACAGTACAGAG AAAAGAGATCTCTCATCACATCGACATCGCCCACAACTTCACCCTGACCCGGAGCAGCGTGCGCGTGGGTCAGCTGATGCACTACGACTACTCCAGCCACAAGTACGTCTTCTCCATCGGTGAGAACTTCAAGTCCCTTCTTCCCGAGGCCTCCCCCATCCTCAACAAGCACTACAATGTGTGTGCCGTGGTGGGGAACAGTGGCATCCTCACAGGGAGTCGCTGCGGCCCCGAGATCGAGAAGTTTGACTTCGTCTTCCGCTGCAACTTCGCTCCCACCGAGATCTTCCGCCGGGACGTGGGGCGGAGGACGAACCTCACGACCTTTAACCCCAGCATCCTGGAGAAGTactacaacaacctgctgaccaTCCAAGACAGGAACAACTTCTTCCTGAGTCTGAAGAAGCTGGACGGGGCCATACTCTGGATCCCTGCCTTCTTCTTCCACACCTCGGCCACGGTGACCAGGACCCTGGTTGACTTCTTTGTGGAGCACAGAGGACAGCTGAAGGTTCAGCTGGCGTGGCCTGGCAACATCATGCAGTACGTCAACAG ATACTGGAAGACCAAGCAGCTGTCACCGAAGCGTCTGAGCACGGGTATCCTCATGTACACTCTGGCCTCGTCCATGTGTGAGGAGATCCACCTGTACGGCTTCTGGCCCTTTGGCTGGGACCCCAACACGGGCAAGGAGCTTCCCTACCACTACTACGACAAGAAGGGTACCAAGTTCACCACCAAGTGGCAGGAGTCCCACCAGCTGCCAGCAGAGTTCAAACTGCTCTATAGGATGCACACAGAGGGACTTATCAAACTAACACTCTCACATTGTGCCTAG
- the LOC115160153 gene encoding one cut domain family member 2-like isoform X3: MKTAYNAYRCLSKDLDAYAMNPEMTMDSIGNLHGGLSHDQDLMNSHSPHHTRNAGASLRLHQDLAAASSRSAMVSSMATILDGAGEYRPELSHPLHHAMSMPCDISPPGMGMNGTYTTLTPLQPLPPISTVSDKFHHPHHHHHHHHQRLSGNVSGSFTLMRDERCLPAMNNIYSPYHKDMAGMGQSLSPLASSPLGNGLASLHNTQQNLQNYGTHGHDKMLSSNFDAHTAMLARGDQHLSRGLGGPTAGMMPHLNGMHHSGHPGHPQSHGPVLASNRDRPPSSSGQQGNNSGQLEEINTKEVAQRITAELKRYSIPQAIFAQRVLCRSQGTLSDLLRNPKPWSKLKSGRETFRRMWKWLQEPEFQRMSALRLAGKTSVQKKRTRPKQGKEQYTKEIAPGFY; encoded by the coding sequence ATGAAGACTGCCTATAACGCCTATCGATGCCTGTCCAAGGATCTGGATGCCTACGCCATGAACCCAGAGATGACAATGGACAGCATTGGCAATCTGCATGGCGGACTGAGCCATGACCAGGATTTGATGAACAGCCACAGCCCCCATCACACCCGGAACGCGGGGGCTTCTTTGCGGTTACATCAGGATCTGGCTGCTGCATCGTCTCGGTCCGCCATGGTGTCCAGCATGGCAACGATTCTGGACGGAGCCGGAGAGTACCGACCAGAATTATCTCACCCGCTTCATCACGCTATGAGCATGCCGTGTGATATATCCCCACCGGGGATGGGTATGAACGGTACATACACCACGTTAACTCCACTTCAACCTTTACCCCCAATTTCAACCGTTTCGGACAAATTCCACCATCcgcatcaccatcatcaccaccaccaccagcgtCTCTCTGGGAACGTAAGCGGGAGTTTCACGCTGATGCGGGACGAGAGGTGTTTACCAGCAATGAACAACATCTACAGTCCCTATCATAAGGACATGGCCGGGATGGGTCAGAGTTTATCCCCGCTGGCCAGCAGCCCTCTTGGCAATGGCTTGGCTTCTCTTCATAATACACAGCAAAACCTCCAGAACTATGGCACACATGGGCACGACAAGATGCTAAGCTCCAACTTCGATGCCCACACTGCCATGCTGGCCAGGGGGGATCAACACCTCTCAAGAGGCCTCGGTGGCCCCACCGCAGGTATGATGCCGCATTTGAACGGGATGCACCACAGCGGGCACCCGGGCCACCCTCAATCCCACGGGCCTGTGTTGGCTTCCAACCGGGACAGACCGCCCTCCTCCTCGGGACAACAAGGTAACAACTCGGGGCAGCTTGAAGAGATCAACACCAAAGAAGTGGCACAAAGGATCACAGCTGAACTGAAGCGGTATAGCATCCCTCAGGCTATATTCGCTCAGAGGGTGCTGTGTCGCTCGCAAGGCACCCTTTCAGACCTCTTAAGGAACCCCAAACCTTGGAGTAAACTTAAATCTGGAAGGGAGACCTTTCGAAGGATGTGGAAGTGGCTGCAGGAACCCGAGTTTCAGAGGATGTCAGCCTTACGGCTTGCAGGTAAGACAAG
- the LOC115160153 gene encoding one cut domain family member 2-like isoform X4 produces the protein MKTAYNAYRCLSKDLDAYAMNPEMTMDSIGNLHGGLSHDQDLMNSHSPHHTRNAGASLRLHQDLAAASSRSAMVSSMATILDGAGEYRPELSHPLHHAMSMPCDISPPGMGMNGTYTTLTPLQPLPPISTVSDKFHHPHHHHHHHHQRLSGNVSGSFTLMRDERCLPAMNNIYSPYHKDMAGMGQSLSPLASSPLGNGLASLHNTQQNLQNYGTHGHDKMLSSNFDAHTAMLARGDQHLSRGLGGPTAGMMPHLNGMHHSGHPGHPQSHGPVLASNRDRPPSSSGQQGNNSGQLEEINTKEVAQRITAELKRYSIPQAIFAQRVLCRSQGTLSDLLRNPKPWSKLKSGRETFRRMWKWLQEPEFQRMSALRLAGKTRYQ, from the coding sequence ATGAAGACTGCCTATAACGCCTATCGATGCCTGTCCAAGGATCTGGATGCCTACGCCATGAACCCAGAGATGACAATGGACAGCATTGGCAATCTGCATGGCGGACTGAGCCATGACCAGGATTTGATGAACAGCCACAGCCCCCATCACACCCGGAACGCGGGGGCTTCTTTGCGGTTACATCAGGATCTGGCTGCTGCATCGTCTCGGTCCGCCATGGTGTCCAGCATGGCAACGATTCTGGACGGAGCCGGAGAGTACCGACCAGAATTATCTCACCCGCTTCATCACGCTATGAGCATGCCGTGTGATATATCCCCACCGGGGATGGGTATGAACGGTACATACACCACGTTAACTCCACTTCAACCTTTACCCCCAATTTCAACCGTTTCGGACAAATTCCACCATCcgcatcaccatcatcaccaccaccaccagcgtCTCTCTGGGAACGTAAGCGGGAGTTTCACGCTGATGCGGGACGAGAGGTGTTTACCAGCAATGAACAACATCTACAGTCCCTATCATAAGGACATGGCCGGGATGGGTCAGAGTTTATCCCCGCTGGCCAGCAGCCCTCTTGGCAATGGCTTGGCTTCTCTTCATAATACACAGCAAAACCTCCAGAACTATGGCACACATGGGCACGACAAGATGCTAAGCTCCAACTTCGATGCCCACACTGCCATGCTGGCCAGGGGGGATCAACACCTCTCAAGAGGCCTCGGTGGCCCCACCGCAGGTATGATGCCGCATTTGAACGGGATGCACCACAGCGGGCACCCGGGCCACCCTCAATCCCACGGGCCTGTGTTGGCTTCCAACCGGGACAGACCGCCCTCCTCCTCGGGACAACAAGGTAACAACTCGGGGCAGCTTGAAGAGATCAACACCAAAGAAGTGGCACAAAGGATCACAGCTGAACTGAAGCGGTATAGCATCCCTCAGGCTATATTCGCTCAGAGGGTGCTGTGTCGCTCGCAAGGCACCCTTTCAGACCTCTTAAGGAACCCCAAACCTTGGAGTAAACTTAAATCTGGAAGGGAGACCTTTCGAAGGATGTGGAAGTGGCTGCAGGAACCCGAGTTTCAGAGGATGTCAGCCTTACGGCTTGCAGGTAAGACAAG